In the genome of Dromiciops gliroides isolate mDroGli1 chromosome 1, mDroGli1.pri, whole genome shotgun sequence, the window ttgccattttcttctcccactccttttacaggtgaaaaactgagacaaatagggggcagctaggtggcacaatggatagagcatcaaccctggattcaggaggacctgagttcaaatgtggcctcagacacttgacatttactagctatgtgaccctgggcaaatcacttaaccctcattgccctgccccctcctccccctccctgcaaAAAATCTACTTCAGAAAAATTGAGACAAataagagttaaatgatttgtccagagtcaatCATACTACTAAGTACGtgatgcctgatttgaactcaggaagatgagtcttcctgactataggcctggcactctatccactgtgccatctagcttacTGGACTTGTATTATTCTTTGTCCAGTTGTGTCCAGTTGTTCAATGAACctacctatttggggttttcttggcaaagattcagggaatagtttgccatttccttttctagctcattttatagatgaggatttgaggtaaacagggttaaatgacttgaccaaggacaCAGaaacttggttttgtttgtttgtttgtttttgtttttgcgaggcaattggggttaagtgacttacccagggtcacacagctagtaagtgtcaagtgtctgaggccggatttgaactcaggtcttcctgaatccagggctggtgctctatccactgcaccacctagctgccccaacacacaaacttgtaagtgtctgaagcaggatttgaactaattaacttgaatcttcctgattccaagcccagtgcttttaTAGATGATACAAACTGAGGCACCCAGAGAGGGAATAATGCCTTGTTGAGGATCACTAACAGATCTTGTCAGATTTGAACAAGAACAAGGACCCTATGGTTCTTGACTCCTTTTATCCATATATTTTTCACTGTACCAGGGAAGTAAAAGAGAAAGGATGGGAGGGGTGCGTATAGATGTGGCAAGCCAAGCTTACCTTATGGAATTGAGGAGAAGAATGGGTACTTATCCTATTTTCTTGAGGCTCCCCTTGCAGTCTATTAAACATTCAGAATATAGAGCCTACTGTAAGAGATTAGAATTTTGAACACCCTTCTTGActctaaacacatacacacacacacacacacacacacactctctctctctctctctctctcacacacacacaccacaaacaCAAGATGCTCCTTTGTGATTCTttccatgagattttttttaggGCTCAGGCTTGCTCAAATTATAAACAATGCTAAGCATTTTGAAATACAGACTTTGATGGAGAATTTTTCCTTGATGGCTTTTTGGCTTTGCTTGAAAACATCATTTCGGGCGTGGAGATCGGGGAATCTTaggttttcttcttgttcttttccaAAGCAGATACGTGCTTTGGTGATTAGGTTCTTCTTTGAAAATCTGTATTACAACCAGCAGCAAGCGTCCTAACCTGTTGATGGTGTTAAGTCTTTCAGACACTGTACTACTTCTCTCCCACACCTCCTCTTCCCAACCAGTCTGAGatttttaatcatattaaaattcTCAGTGTATTGGCTTTAGGTGAAAATTGACCTTTCCCACTTGTGCTTTGAATATCAATGCCTGTTTTGCTCAGATTCTTGGTATTGGCATGtcaaacccaacaacaaccaccacaaaataaTGTGTAAAATGTGTCAATAATAAAGTGGACTTTAAAGTCAAACAAAAGTTTGTGCCATGATGGCTTGCTTATATATACATGCTTTTTTCTGGGTTGCTTGACAATATACAACAATCCCATTGTTCTATACATTATTTATCTATTaggtatattatgtgtgtgtgtgtgtgtgtgtgtgtgtgtgtgtatactattttttttttttggtgaggcaattggggttaagtgacttgcccagggtcacacagctagtaagtgtcaagtgtctggggccgaattttaactcaggtcctcctgactccagagccggtgctctatccactgcgccacctagctgcccccgtgtgtatacacacacacacacacacacacacacacacacacacatatatacagtttatatatatatataaattattttaggaGTTGTGTGCACACCtcccaaaataatttatttctctatTAGCAAAAGTTTAGTACAATTTAATACATAGACATTTTTAGCACCTGTTGTACTGAATGTCAAATAATCTTTCTATAGGTGCTATGGAACAATTTCTCTAAAAATAGGATTATGTAGCTTTCTTTATTGATCCAGAATCTATAAGCTGTGATTAATGAAATGATAACACCTCTAGTGTAAAAAAGATAGTGAAATAAAGGTTTTGTCTTTATGatgatatatattaaaaattaaaagagaggtggtggctagatagcacagtggataaagtaccggccctggattcaggagtatctgagttcaaattcggcctcggacacttgacacttactagctgtgtgaccctgggcaagtcgcttaacccccattgccccgcaaaaaaaaaaaaaattaaaagagaaacttTTTCAGCTCAAACTTGTTCCAAAATACATGTATTggcaaataatttttctttaatgtgAAGTAGTtttcttcgtgtgtgtgtgtgttgttgttttgtttttttttttagtgaggcaattggggttaagtgacttgcccagggtcacacagccagtaagtgttaagtgtctgaggtcagatttgaactcaggtactcctgactccagggccggtgctctatccactgtgccatctagctgcctgtgtgtgtgtgtgtgtgtgtgtgtgtgtgtgtgtgtgtgtgtgcgtgtgctaATGTTAACTTTTGCATAGTATCTACCTGTACTTTGACCATCTggcaaaattatatttctataaaaaGGATTAAGGATTACTATGGGGGCAAATGCTATATAGTTAATGCTTTGgaaaaaaccaagagagaaatggtACCATaagaaacaaatatacatattttctttctttctctttctttctttctttctttttcagtggggggaggtgaaaaggagagaggagaaatgcttttagttaaaaaaattttaatttaaggggcagctaggtggttcagtggatagagcaccggccctggagccaggaggacctgagttcaaatccggcctcagacacttaacacttactagctgtgtgaccctgggcaagtcacttaaccccaattgcctcaccattcATTAACAATGAATAAATGATAATTCAGTTATGTATAGGCACTTCAAGGTTTAAAAATGAATCCATTAGAAAATTACTGTGCATATTATTGATATCCTTCACTCCTGATCATGGATTAATCAACCCCCTTGAAAAATCAATATAGGTACTACTGATGATGGTCTAGTAGTCATGGtgtattgtttttgttgaataaatggtttttgagatattgaaaggaaaaattaaatcctTAATTACAAAAAGGTTGGGACTATGTCCATAGTATGGTTCATATGTGTGAGTACAGAAAGATAAATGTACAactacatatgtaatatatttctatatggccTATATGCAATTATACAActtatttatttctctgtgtgtatatatgtgtatatatacacatataaatatatatcacctccccaaataatttatttctcaATTAGTATAAAGTTTTGATTTAGTACAATTTAgtacatataaacatttttagCATCTGTAATTTGAAATGGCAAATAATCTTTCTATAGGTACCATGGCACAATTTCCCTAAAAACAAGATTATATAGCTTCCTTTATTGGTCCAGAAAGTATATGCTGTGGATATTGTAGAATGAAAAATGATACATCTCTCTAGTAAAAAagatatattgaaataaagattttgTCTTCATGATAATGTATATCAAAAAGGTGAATAGTAGCCTCTTCAATTCAAATTCATTTCAAAATACTTGTATTGGCAAATACATTTTCTTTAAGGTgaagtagttttcttttttttgggaggggtgtTCATTTTTGTATGGTAACTGTAACTTGGTTTGACCAtctaacaaaatatatttctagaaaAAGGATTAAGATGGGGCAAATAACCTTATTGACATAGTTACATATAGACCATATagaactaatatatatatatatataaacacacacatcaGGTGGCCTGTCACCGAGAATACCAAATATGGAATTTGGAACATTTCAGGGGTTGAAAAGTCTCAGCTCTAAAGAAACACATATAGATAAAAAAAACTTGCCTACTTCACCTGAATTCAGTTTGTCACAGGCTGGCAGAAGATCTGGAGTCATTGTAACTTGTCACAGCCCTTGTACCAAAAGCCACAGCGTGTTTGGCCAGCTCGTTGGGTAGTAGCCTGTAAACTGCCATCTGAATATCCTGGTGgctaagggttaagtgtcttttgTAACACAGGAGGTTACAGGCCTCTTCTGCGATTCTTTCGAGGATGTTATTGATCAGGCAGTTCAAGACGTCAGCAGTTTTGGATGACAGACCTTTGTTGGGGACTACCTCTTTCAGTACTCTGTGAGTGTAGAGGGCGTAGTTTCTGTTAGCGGAGTTTTTCTGGGATTGTCTCTTCTTTTTGTCTTGGCTCGTGTTAGAAGAACTTTCACTGTCACTTGATCTCGTTGCTTTAGCCATTGTAGATGGATTTCAGGACTGAGCTAATGCCAGAGTCTCATGTCCCTTCCTGGTATCAAAAAGGTTTAAGGGTCTAGAAATGTGGTCTGCTGTATTTATAGGGTTGCCACATGTCAACATACTGTgcccctccctctgattggaggctGCATGCCATGTGTCATAATTACTCTTACTGCATTTCATGTAGAGATTATGATGTCCTTCCCTGGCCAATCAAAAGCTTTCTTAAAAAGACATGGTAAATATGGCTCAGGCAGTGTTAATTGACTACAGGACTGGGTCCTGGAATAAGGAGGTGAACACAGGTGTCTATTTTCACACTCCAGATCCTCCATCAGAGTGTGTTCTTGGTCAGGCTTATATTAATTTATTCTTGCTGGGAAATTGGATAAATAAATAGACCTGAACCTGGAAAGGTTTTAGAGACTGTCAaacttctcattttccagatttcAGGAAACCTTAGAGAGCTTAAATAATTTGCCCTGGATCCCACTTATagaagaggcaagatttgaacccaggatttctgaCTCAGAGATAGTGCTCTGTTCAGTCTGCCACAATAGTATACCGTTTTTTCCTGAAAGAGAAGGTGCTGgtaaagaatttaaataatttgcaattaattcaattaagcaaacatctattatgtgcctATTTAATAAACAGAGTAgtgaatgttggatttggagtcatgaagataaTAGGGTTCAAATCACACCTGAGACacacatattaactgtgtgatcttgggtaagtcaagTAAACttactgtgtctcagtttcctcatcttggaaGTGAGGGTTTTGGATTGCATTGCCTTTcattcctttcatctctaaatatgtgatcctaCATTTGCACAAAGAGAAACCTATGCATGGGAAGATATAAAATTTAGTTAagattgtggtaaaaattataggagtttagctgactcatttgggaggggtcacatctggcccaccctgaagttatgtatgctactgaggtcagaaggagaaacctagcagatgtcccaggtgtggtgagtgaacacaaaagccctgcattcctttgaattagcttaattggaaatgagttggagattgtatagacttaggttagagttaggagaatttatctctgtttctttttccctatttccttatctttgatttttattaatttcacctttgttgtttaattaatacccaagtaataaaatctgatccttttgtggaaaagaagctgtaaggctcctttcttattggcctgagagaaatatctaaaagggcagttcggaggggagggagctttgaacctagaggtccctcattatttccggggccccaatatttcagtgagtcacccaattaactctccatatattaaatttgggcccTACAAGATTTAATAGCCTCTGTCTTTATGGAACTTACTTATACTGTAGTAGAGGGACTTGGTACACTATAGAAGCAACTCTAAATCAAAATAATACGTCATAAATACTTAAGAGAATGGCAAACAAAGCACTATGTGAGATTTAAGAAGAACATTATTGACAAGGATCAAGGCAGCCTCTCTGGAGAAAATGACATTGAGTTGGATATGAAAGGTTGGGTTgaagtgagtgagtgtgtgtgtgtgtgtgtgtgtgtggcgggggatcaggaaaatgcagattaaatgagtagtccagtttggttggaatttAGACTATATGCCAGAAAACATGTGTTTGAGAAAAGGCCAGAAAGGTAGATGTGGAAAGATTGTGAAGGACATTGAATGTCAGACTAAGTGTgaaatgtatttcctttttttggtgaggcaattgggggttaagtgacttgctcagggtcacacagctagtaaatgttaagtgtctgaggcccgatttgatctcaggtcctcctgactccagggccgttgctctatccattgcaccacctagctgccctgaaatgtaTTTCTTAGGTAAGGGGAGGGTTGGGGCACTGAAGGGTTTTAGGAAGTGGAGTTACTTGACCATATTTATATGTAAGGAAGAAGAACAATCTGATAGAGTTGcatgaaggaaaggggagagagtcaAAAGTAGTGTGGAGGAAAACCTATACTCTGCTGTTTTGGTCAAAATCTGTTAGAGACAACATATTAATATAGATTAATTTCTACTTGGAGAACAGTTTAGTTATTCAGAGTACCTTCTGACCCAATTAACTTCCAACTTATCCTTTATAGTGATCATGAAACAAAATTTCAGAGcaaagtaaaataaagataaattgtTGAAGTTTAGAGTTTTTCATTTGCCAAATAGAACTTAGAAATGTGGATCTACCCTTGGAGAAATTACCTGCCAGAAACCAACTACATCCAAAGGTAGAGGGGTCTGATTAGGCACCTTCCTATTTAAATTGACTTTAGCACCTACTTAattgtgggcagttaggtggcacagtagatagaacaccggccctggagtcaagaggacctgagttcaaacctcatcttagacatttactagctgtgtaaccctgggcaagtcacttaaccccaattgtgttaAACATCCAGGGtaatctccagttgttctgatctatatcttgccactggacccagatggctctcgattagagagtgaggttggtgaccttgcacaaccctccctcacttaaatcaattcagtgcaagtcatgacattgccctGAAGTCAGATAGTcttcttcaagaacgaaggataCGACAGCACCTGGTTATTAATACTCATTACTCATTTCTTCATACTTGGAATCCAAGAAGATCCCTGGAGGATGGAAGTAGACAGATCATggcaaatcaacaagcatttattaaatatctactatgtatgtacccaggcactgtgctaaatcctgaggatacaaagaaaggcaaaaaaccaaccaaacaataacaaaaaaacccagtccctaTTTTTGAGGAACTCATAGTtctaactgcctttttttttctaaccGCTTTTTTGAAGAAGTGGCCTGCAGCCACCTACTTCCAACCctcaaaatataattttagaaccGGAAGGGATCTTGGGCATCATCTTTGATGTTACACAGGAATCCCTGGAGGGAGCTACTGTGTAATGAGGCCCCAGAGAGGGAGAGTGACTTATCCAAACACACGGGATGATCTGTTCAGTTTTCACTGAAGCTGAGGCTGGGCTGAGGTAAAGACAAAATGGTTCTCAAATCTCTTAAGAGTCACAGATTCTGAGAGCTACAAGTGACCTTAGAGACCACCTtgttcaacctcattttacagaggaagaaactgagtgtCAGAGCAGACACTAGAACCTAGTTGTCCTAACTGTCCAGTTCTTTCTGAGCCAGATTGTTCATATTTGGCCCCAGCCAAATAGACATCTTCTGGGAAGGAAGGCCCCTAGACCCTTCCAGGCATACCCCTGGGGGCCTGCTCCTACTGGTtcagaactggttgttaaattttcaatgtgagcatttattcAGTCCTCagaaatcagggtttgattttgttaattaagaaagtgatagaagaAATAAtcatgcagattaaacttgaaatTGTCAAGCTTTTTGCAGAGCCAgttgtcaaacatttaccagcacacccttgccACTGGCTCCAAGTTCACTCTCTGCCCCAGGGAAAGTTTAAGTAGCAGGGGAGAACTTGGCTCCCAAGGAAAGGAGTTTCagggagagtggagagagactgtAAAGGAATAAACTGACAAGTGTCTTCTCTGTTGACACAGAAAGTAAgtggctgttgttcagttgtttttcagtcatgcccacaTCTTCGTGAtcccttttgtggttttcttggcagagacactggagtagtttgccattcccttttccagctcattttccagatgaggaaagatgCAAACAGgagtgaatgacttgcccaggatcacacagataagtgtctgaagtcagatttgaaatcaggaagatgagtcttctgactccggacccagctctttatccattgtttgtttgtttggtttttttaaattattttttttttagtgaggcaactggggttaagtgtaTATTTCTTAAaccacaggtctgatcatgtcactccccactcccctactcaataaactacagtcactccctattgccttcaggatcaaatataaaatgatctgtttggcattcaaagcctttcataaactAGCCCCTTTCTATCTTCCCAGTCTTTTCACATCTTCCTCCTCACACGTCTTCTATTCATTAACAGTGACCTCTTGGTTATCTCCCAGACAAGACCCTCCAGTAGAACACTAAGGGAATGAAGTCATCTaagggaatgaagtcatcatACTCAGACTGGAGGCCTGGGAAGCTGATAATGTTAATAATTAcatgctagtagtagtagtagtagtagtagcagcagcagcagcagcagtagtagcagcagcaagcAGCAGgaacagtagtagtagtggtagtggtggtggtggtggtggtaacaacaacaataacaactggaatttacaaagtattttaaggtttgcaaaatgctttacatctgttatttcattttaagCCTCACAACACCTGTATCTGGGGTTAACTaggtggtgaggggcagctaggtggtgaagtcaataaaagcaccagtcctggattcaggagtacctgagttcaaatccggactcaaccacttgacacttactggctgtgtgaccctgggcaagtcacttaaccctcattgccctgcaaaaaacccaccTGTATCTGTAATGGCCTTCAAAGAGTCCACCCTTAGACTCAGCATACCAGGTTCCATTGAGCTCTCTGTAGATTTCTCCTATTTGACATATAGGATACTGGGGGTTGCAGTTACTTCATACCAGGGCAACTTTCTGAGGCAGTTGAACATTTTGAGTTTtacagggaagggggcagcttcTTATTCAGGTGGGTCTAGTTGATCTTCCATCTCTGGGGGAGGCTTGGCTGAATCAAATAGAGAGAGTACAGCCATATAGTATGGACGTTTCTGGAAAGTGATAGGGCCAGGGTGTTAGGAAGTAGAAGGATTATATAAGTATGGCATCTCTATAGGGCAAGTGTGTCTTACAGATGTCAGAGAATCGCATATATGGAATA includes:
- the LOC122750165 gene encoding histone H2B subacrosomal variant-like, translated to MAKATRSSDSESSSNTSQDKKKRQSQKNSANRNYALYTHRVLKEVVPNKGLSSKTADVLNCLINNILERIAEEACNLLCYKRHLTLSHQDIQMAVYRLLPNELAKHAVAFGTRAVTSYNDSRSSASL